One genomic window of Ilyobacter polytropus DSM 2926 includes the following:
- a CDS encoding MarR family winged helix-turn-helix transcriptional regulator: protein MDKPLDKIMNDTTRDINKFLSHHMDQYSLGNGQFGILYEVSKEEGIWQEAIAQRRNVGKSAVAKSIKRLIENGYLYRKKDEIDKRAWCLYCTEKGKDMIPVIVNLIETVKKLLTKGSSEEEIKIFRKVNERMRKNIEDYFKSIEG from the coding sequence ATGGATAAACCTTTAGATAAAATTATGAATGATACAACAAGAGATATAAACAAATTTTTATCTCATCATATGGATCAGTATTCACTGGGAAATGGTCAGTTTGGTATTCTCTATGAAGTATCAAAAGAAGAGGGTATATGGCAAGAGGCAATAGCTCAGAGAAGAAATGTAGGAAAATCAGCAGTGGCAAAGTCTATAAAAAGGCTTATTGAAAACGGCTATCTTTACAGGAAAAAAGATGAAATAGATAAGAGAGCTTGGTGTCTATACTGTACTGAAAAAGGGAAGGATATGATCCCTGTAATAGTAAACCTAATTGAAACTGTAAAAAAACTACTAACTAAAGGTTCTAGTGAAGAGGAGATAAAAATATTCAGGAAAGTTAATGAAAGGATGAGGAAGAATATAGAGGATTATTTTAAGAGTATAGAGGGATAA
- a CDS encoding LysM peptidoglycan-binding domain-containing protein, with protein sequence MKKLLILLAVLSILACGDKKPKEETATENTPVVTEEVSEKATEMKEGATEMSGAVSEKASEMTEEVSEKASEMKEGATEMTEAAGEKASEMTGAVSEKASEMKEGATEMTGAVSEKASEMTGAVTEKASEMKEGATEMTGAVSEKASEMTEAVTEKASEMKEGTTEMTEAAREKASEMTGVVTEKATEMKEGATEMTGAVGEKASEMTEAVSEKASEMMGTSETAAMEELPSTYIVKKGDSLFEIGQKYNMSWEKLAEENNIENPDYLHVGQEIRIPEN encoded by the coding sequence ATGAAAAAATTATTAATATTATTAGCTGTCCTTTCAATACTGGCATGTGGTGATAAAAAACCTAAAGAAGAGACCGCAACAGAAAATACGCCTGTGGTTACAGAAGAAGTAAGTGAAAAAGCCACAGAAATGAAAGAAGGAGCAACAGAAATGAGTGGGGCGGTAAGTGAGAAAGCGTCTGAAATGACAGAAGAAGTAAGTGAAAAAGCCTCAGAAATGAAAGAAGGAGCAACAGAAATGACCGAGGCAGCAGGAGAGAAAGCGTCTGAAATGACAGGAGCAGTAAGTGAGAAAGCCTCAGAAATGAAAGAAGGAGCAACAGAAATGACCGGGGCGGTAAGTGAGAAAGCGTCTGAAATGACAGGAGCAGTAACCGAGAAAGCCTCAGAAATGAAAGAAGGAGCAACAGAAATGACCGGGGCAGTAAGTGAGAAAGCGTCTGAAATGACAGAAGCAGTAACCGAGAAAGCCTCAGAAATGAAAGAAGGAACAACAGAAATGACCGAGGCAGCAAGAGAGAAAGCGTCTGAAATGACAGGAGTAGTAACTGAGAAAGCCACAGAAATGAAAGAAGGAGCAACAGAAATGACCGGGGCAGTAGGAGAGAAAGCGTCTGAAATGACAGAAGCAGTAAGTGAGAAAGCCTCAGAAATGATGGGAACTAGTGAAACTGCTGCAATGGAAGAACTTCCTTCTACTTATATTGTTAAAAAAGGGGATAGTTTATTTGAAATAGGACAAAAATATAATATGTCTTGGGAAAAACTAGCTGAAGAAAATAATATAGAAAATCCAGATTATCTCCATGTTGGTCAAGAGATTAGAATTCCTGAAAACTAA
- a CDS encoding MFS transporter has product MKWSEFKLMKKEVKIYFYILIFTALATGMSQGILSNYFKDAYNITAFERGVIEFPREIPGMICVLVIALLAALNDIRVSMFAQILSIFGIVVLGFFTPQFSIMLVFLFINSLGTHLFMPLSDGIGISLVDQDKLGMRMGQFKGTSVKFLMVSSTIVFICFKLNIFSFSTAIKWPFVLAGMFLLIVLGLLILLDRTMHHPVIHHKKTKFVFRKEYKLYYILVILYGAQKQIMLVYGPWVLIEILGKKADTLALLAIAGAFIGIFFIPALGRWLDRYGVKKLLYADGISFVMVYFLFGLLTTGYVTGTLSTIGWPVLLGYFMVIIDKMSTQMSFIRTVYLKNIAVNSSDIIPTLSLGMSMDHFVSITCAILSGLVWSVWGPQYIFYFAASISLGNIYVAYKVKL; this is encoded by the coding sequence ATGAAATGGTCAGAGTTTAAACTAATGAAAAAAGAAGTGAAGATATATTTTTATATCTTGATTTTTACCGCTTTAGCCACAGGTATGAGCCAGGGAATACTTTCCAACTATTTTAAAGATGCTTATAACATCACCGCATTTGAAAGGGGAGTTATCGAGTTCCCACGGGAAATACCTGGAATGATATGTGTACTGGTTATTGCATTGCTAGCAGCACTGAACGATATACGTGTATCGATGTTTGCACAGATACTAAGTATTTTCGGTATTGTTGTGCTGGGCTTTTTCACACCTCAATTTTCAATAATGCTTGTCTTTTTATTTATAAATTCTTTAGGTACTCATCTGTTTATGCCACTTTCTGATGGTATCGGAATCTCACTGGTAGATCAGGATAAGTTGGGAATGCGTATGGGGCAGTTTAAAGGAACATCTGTTAAATTCTTAATGGTATCCTCAACCATTGTCTTTATCTGTTTCAAATTGAATATTTTTAGCTTTTCAACTGCTATTAAATGGCCGTTTGTACTGGCCGGCATGTTCTTACTGATAGTACTTGGGTTATTGATCTTATTGGACCGAACAATGCATCATCCGGTGATTCATCATAAAAAAACAAAATTTGTTTTTAGAAAAGAATACAAACTTTATTATATATTGGTTATCCTGTATGGTGCCCAAAAGCAGATTATGTTAGTTTACGGTCCGTGGGTACTCATTGAAATATTAGGGAAAAAAGCAGATACACTGGCTTTACTGGCAATTGCAGGGGCATTTATAGGAATTTTCTTTATCCCGGCTTTAGGTCGATGGCTGGATCGATACGGAGTTAAGAAGTTATTGTATGCCGATGGTATATCCTTTGTAATGGTATATTTTTTATTTGGATTACTAACAACCGGTTATGTTACCGGGACATTATCAACAATAGGATGGCCAGTACTGTTAGGATATTTTATGGTGATCATCGATAAGATGTCCACACAAATGAGTTTTATCAGGACGGTTTATCTGAAAAATATAGCAGTTAATTCCTCAGACATTATCCCTACACTTTCTCTTGGTATGAGTATGGACCACTTTGTCTCTATCACCTGTGCCATTTTAAGCGGCCTTGTCTGGAGTGTTTGGGGACCTCAATATATATTTTATTTTGCAGCTTCTATTTCTCTTGGGAATATTTATGTTGCTTACAAAGTAAAGCTATAA
- a CDS encoding ACT domain-containing protein: MQGKIVVTVIGNDKVGIVAGVTKKLQDLDANIVDISQTIFENEIFAMIMLVNVEKFKGNFDEMKKELSPLEEKLGVKIYVQHEDIFKAMHRI, from the coding sequence ATGCAAGGGAAAATTGTAGTAACTGTAATCGGAAATGACAAAGTTGGAATTGTAGCCGGAGTAACTAAAAAACTTCAAGATTTAGATGCCAATATTGTTGATATCTCTCAAACTATTTTTGAAAATGAGATATTTGCAATGATTATGCTTGTTAATGTGGAAAAATTCAAAGGAAACTTTGACGAGATGAAAAAAGAATTATCTCCTTTAGAAGAAAAATTAGGCGTTAAAATTTATGTTCAACATGAAGATATTTTTAAAGCAATGCACAGAATTTAA
- a CDS encoding PFL family protein yields the protein MHIVANEILETIQMVDMQNLDVRTVTMGISLLDCIDRDHKVTCENIYNKIIKYGRNLVEIADKVAAKYGVPIVNKRVSVTPIAVIGGATDAEDYTCFAEALDKAAKEIGIDFIGGFSALVEKGFTPADKKLIASIPKALSTTDRVCSSVNVGSTKAGINLDAVGMMGKTVKELAELSKDTDGLAAAKFVVFTNAVSDNPFMAGAFHGVGEAEIILNLGISGPGVVRAALAKVDKKAPIDEITETIKKVSFKITRMGELVGKEVAKELGIDFGIVDLSLAPTPAVGDSVGNILEEFGLESVGAYGTTLSLAILNDAVKKGGAMAATRVGGLTGAFIPVSEDQGMIAATSKGYLTLEKLEAMTCVCSVGLDMIAIPGETPDYVISGIIGDEMAIGMVNSKTTAVRVIPVPGKTVGDRVVFGGLLGEADIMPVNSLNCSTLINRGGKVAPPIQAMKN from the coding sequence ATGCACATAGTAGCAAATGAAATATTGGAAACTATTCAAATGGTTGATATGCAAAACCTTGATGTAAGAACAGTTACAATGGGAATCAGCCTTTTGGACTGTATAGACAGAGACCACAAAGTAACATGTGAAAATATCTATAACAAAATCATAAAATATGGAAGAAACTTAGTTGAAATAGCTGATAAAGTAGCTGCAAAATATGGTGTACCTATTGTTAACAAAAGGGTATCTGTTACTCCAATCGCTGTAATCGGAGGAGCTACAGATGCAGAGGACTATACTTGTTTTGCTGAAGCACTTGATAAGGCTGCAAAAGAGATTGGAATTGACTTTATAGGTGGATTTAGTGCCCTTGTAGAAAAAGGATTTACTCCTGCAGATAAAAAACTTATTGCATCTATCCCAAAAGCTCTTAGCACAACGGACAGAGTATGTTCATCTGTAAATGTCGGTTCGACTAAAGCAGGAATCAACTTAGATGCAGTTGGGATGATGGGGAAAACTGTTAAAGAGTTAGCTGAATTATCAAAAGACACTGACGGGTTAGCGGCAGCTAAATTTGTAGTCTTTACAAATGCTGTAAGTGATAATCCATTTATGGCTGGAGCTTTCCATGGTGTTGGAGAAGCTGAAATCATTCTTAACCTCGGTATAAGTGGACCAGGAGTTGTGAGGGCGGCCCTTGCAAAAGTTGATAAAAAAGCTCCTATTGATGAAATAACTGAAACTATTAAAAAAGTAAGTTTCAAAATTACTAGAATGGGAGAATTAGTAGGTAAAGAAGTTGCAAAAGAATTAGGAATAGATTTCGGTATAGTTGACTTATCATTGGCACCGACTCCTGCTGTTGGAGATAGTGTTGGTAATATATTAGAAGAATTTGGTCTTGAATCTGTAGGAGCTTATGGTACTACTCTTTCTCTGGCAATCCTTAATGATGCTGTGAAAAAAGGAGGAGCTATGGCTGCTACAAGAGTCGGAGGACTTACTGGGGCATTCATCCCTGTCAGTGAAGATCAAGGAATGATTGCTGCTACAAGTAAAGGATATTTAACACTTGAAAAGCTTGAAGCAATGACATGTGTTTGTTCTGTAGGTCTTGATATGATTGCTATTCCAGGAGAAACTCCTGACTATGTAATCTCAGGAATTATCGGTGACGAAATGGCAATAGGTATGGTTAACAGCAAAACAACGGCTGTAAGAGTTATTCCTGTACCCGGTAAAACTGTTGGAGACAGAGTTGTATTTGGAGGACTTCTTGGTGAAGCTGACATTATGCCGGTTAACTCATTAAACTGCTCTACATTAATCAACAGAGGTGGAAAAGTTGCGCCTCCTATTCAAGCTATGAAAAACTAG